A region of the Lycium barbarum isolate Lr01 chromosome 1, ASM1917538v2, whole genome shotgun sequence genome:
TCGTTATGTTTAAATAGTTCAAGATTTCAGTATATTTTTTCTCATTTGAATGGGTTCTGTAAAATCTAGGGTTTATTCATAGACATTTTCAGTCAAGAACTTACTTTTATGCCTTTTTGTGTGGTTGGGTGATAGATATGGTGTCTAAATCAAACCCCACACTCTCGttatgtttaattaattagagattTCGGCATAGTTTTTTCTCATTTAAATTAAATAGGGTTTATTCATTTACTTTTTTCAGTCAAGAACTTGTTTTTATGGATTTTCGTGTGTCTAAGATATGgtagaaaataaaaaattgtagTGTTTGGTTATTGGTATCTAATCAACTCCCACTCCCGCTTTCTTTGTGTTTTAAAGAATTCGAGATTTCGGCATAATTTTTTTTACCTTTGAATTGGTTTGTAAAAGCTAGGGTTCATTAGTGCACTTTTTTCAGTCAAGAACTTGTTTTTATGGATTTTCGCGTGTCTAGGGTGATAGATATGGTAGGAAATACAAAATTGTAATGTTTGGTTATTTGTATACCTAAAGCCGAAAATGGCAAAAAAGATCTTATATCTAAATCCAGTCCCTCACTCGCTTTGTGTTTAAATAATTCGTGATTTCGGTATAATTTTTCTCGTTTGAATTAGTTTGTAAAATCTAGGGTTTTTATGGATTTTCTGTGTCTAGGGTGATAGATATGGTAgggaataaaaaaaattgtagggTTTCGTTATTTGTATACCTAAAGCAGAAAATGGCGAAAAAGATCTGATATCTAAATCAAGTCCCTCACTCTCTGTGTTTAAATAATTCAAGATTTCGTTATAATTTTTGTCATTTGAAGGTGTTTGTAAAAAGCTAGGGTTTATTCATGCACTTTTTTTTCAGTCAAAAACTTATTTTTAGGGCTTCGAGTGTGTCTGGGGTGATAGATATGGTAGGAAATAAAAAAGTGTAGTGTTTGGTTATTGGTATACCTAAAGCGGGTAGCGAAAATATATGATTGCTATATTAGGTATCTAAATCAACCCCCACACTCTCGTTATGTTTAAAATAATTCGAGATTTCGGTATAATTTTTCTCATTTAAATGAGTTTGTAGAAGCTAGGATTCACTTATGTTTCAGTGAAGAACTTACTTTTATGGCTTTTCGTGTGTCCGAGGTGATAGATATGGTAGGAAATAAAAAATTGTACTGTTTGGTTATTGGTATCCCTAAAGCGGAAAATGGCCAAAAAATTTGATAGATATGTTAGGTATTGGAAGAGTACTCACCAAAAGTGATTTTCGGTGTTGCAGAAGTAAGAGGAGAAATAAGAAATTCTAGTATTTGTTTATAGTCTGCTAAAAGCGGAAAATGGCAAAAAAATTTGATACTTATGGTAGGGATTGGAAGCATACTCAACTAGAGTTTATTGGTGTTATTGAAGTAAGAGGACGACAAAAAAATTATAGCGTGTCACTGTTTTCAGAACGAACTAATGAGAAAATAATATCGAATAAGCTATAACAAAGGGAGCAATTGGTTATAGGCCCCCGAAAGCGGTAAATGTTCAGATAATTGATAGTTAAGTTAGGGATTGGAAGAATAATCATCAAGAATGTCTTGGGTATTATAAAAGTAAGTGGAGGAAACAAAATGTTATAGTATATGTTTGTAGTCCCCCTAAACTGGGGAATGAAAAAAATGGCTTAATACTAGAGCTTTTCTTTTTTTGTCTTTATACATTAGATGACCCTTTGTGATGTATGGGCTTATTTACAGCGGTTAATTGAACCTATAATTTTCTGTTGAGGTTGACAGTCAGTGTAAAACTAGTTTACAATGGCATATAGTGCAATGAAAAATGGGCACATCACATTGTTGCCTGGATGTGAGGGAGTATGACCAAGGATTCCTGCATCATGAATAATTGACACCCAGTGTGGTTCAAGATAGGAAATGATTCCCCATCATGGACAGATGACGGTAAAAGACGACAGTCCAAGGGAGTTTGGATTTGAGGTAGGTAGTTCGAACATGGGCTCTTTGGTACGATTACTTATGCCTTAAAAGGAAAGAGAGTTGGTATTGACTGCCTACAAGAACTGAATGTAAGGGGAAAAAGGTTAAGAGTGATTGGCAACATGTGTTATAAATTGGTATTGTGGatcgaaaaaaatagaaaacCGGTGATTATTATTGTAGAATCTAGAATTAGGCATAAAGTTGTTGAGGTAAGGCGagatgtgtattttttttttttttttggttatttcTTTGGTTAATCGACGAATAGAAAGTTTCTGCAGCAAGTAAAATCTTTGCCATGACAACAGCGAGATGTGtattttttttgttatttatAAAAGAGGTGAATTGTGGTGCTTGTGATGGTGAAGTACTTGATTTTTAAAGGTGTATTTATTGCTGATTCTATGCCTTGCATGGTATGTACGTGCTGAGTGAAAAGCTAAAGGCAGATGGAAACATTTGCATGAGAGGAATTACGTGGGGCAGCACCAACGAAACGCTTCGCCGCGTTTATGAATACATGCAAATAGCGCTCAGACCTACAATCTCTTGAAATTCTTGTAGACCTAGGGTATAGTAGGGCACAAAGGAAGAAAAAGATTTATATAGGCAATAACAATTACTCCCTCTTTCCcgatttatgtgacacttttcttTTAGTATGTCCGAGAAAGAATATCACCTTTTTATAgctagaaataatttaactttagagtttccattttacccttaatgagatgattcaTAGCCACAAAAATGTCTTAAGGCTTTTCATAgactacaagtttcaaaaatctttttttttttcctttttaaataggGTGCCCAGTCAATGGTGTCGCATAAATAGGGACGGGGGGAGTAGTTGAGATTAAAACTTTTAGTCATATTAGTATGTCTACTTTTAATGTTTTTTAGCAGTCTTTTAGTCGTGTTAGAGGTTTACGTGGCAGTAGAAAATGCAGAGAATTTCTAATGCAAGAGAAACTGAGTTTTATGATATTGGGCCGAGATCGTTTAAATGGAGTGACAGTTTTAAACTGAAAAGACCGGCTGAaccgattttttttgttttgtttgtttttgtttttcttttccagTTTTCCGGTAGGTTTGGTTTAGGATTTTAAAACATCAgtgtttggttttaaaaaaagCCTGATTACACTGAATAATCGAACTTAAATATGCTTATGGGACATATATGGAGAAACAAAAGTTTTGGGACTTACTTATTTTCTGTAAGACTATATTTTATTTATAAATTGCCACTCATGTTTGGTGGTTTttgatttaaaaagaaaaaaaaagttgtctTGGCACACAATTTTGTGCTTCCTTCTCTCTTTCTGCAATTAATTTCTTTTGGTATTTTCCCTTTTTAGATGCTCCAAGTGGTCCTGCGTATCCTGGCTATTATGGACGTGATGATGAAAGGGGAATGCCTCGAGTCACCGGAGGCGCAGATCCTATCGAAACATCCTATGAGCGCTACCTCCGTAGTGGggtacttcatttttatttccTTTTGAGCTTGGTTCCTTGATACTTTAAAGGTCTAATATAGTGGTAAATTTTCAGCCAATTTCCTCCCATGTTGCCAGTGAGCCGGCACGATCCATGAATAGTGGAATTAGTGGACATTCTGTTGAAGATCCACGTGTTATGGGCATTCGGGGATCTGACCCGCTAGCTTTAAAAAGCaggaatgctggaatggtaggtGGCAGACCAGAAGTTAGCCTTCCTCCGGATGCTAGCAGTACATTGTTTGTAGAGGGTTTGCCTGCGGATTGTACAAGAAGAGAGGTGTCACGTATCCTTGTGGTCTGCTTCTCTGTTTTATTGTTATACGACCCATTCTGGGTTTTCCCTTGACTTTAGTTTTTGCAGATATATTCCGCCCTTTTGTAGGTTACAAAGAAGTGAGACTGGTACCAAAAGGATCAAGACATGTAAGAATACCTTTTACATCTTATCAATGCCTAGTTCTATGTACTGTTATTTTGGAATTCACTGCTCTATCAACTTTTGCAGGCTGGAGGCGATCCTTTGATTCTTTGCTTTGTTGATTTTGCGAGTCCACTTCATGCAGCTGCTGCAATGGATGCCTTACAAGGTGAGCTTGTCGCACCCTTCTATCTTCATAACGCCCTTGTGTAACTGCTAATAATATGGTTAGCTTTCATATTCTTTCCCCATTTGGTAGCCTGTAAAAAGAATTACTacttccatcccaatttatgtggcaatGTCTGGATGAgctggctataaatcatctcattacgGGTAAAtgagaattttaaagttaaattgtttcccAATATAGAAATGTGACATTCTTTCTTGGACAGAAAAAAGGATAgcgtgccacataaattggtaGAGAGGGAGTATAAGATTGATGTTTTCAGAGTTTAAACAAGAACAAGAAAACATGTCCTTTGCTTCTACGTTGCCATATTAAAAATAACTAGCATTTTTGGTGGATCAAAATGGTTGGAAGAGCAGTTTCTTTTTACAGGTTTGTCTGCCAATGGTATAATTCTTGATTGTATGTGATCTAGCATTTAGTAATCTTTAAGAACCGGGAAGTGAGTCAAGTACTAATGGCTTCTTGATGACCTACCTAGGTTTTTGGCTTCTTTATTTCACTAGATGCACAATATACCCAATACTTAATACCTTTTCCAGTATGTAATATAATTATATTCTTGCCTTTATGGAACATACGAGGTTCCGGTGCTCCGTAGGCAAAAGTCACTTTGTAGCCTAATAACCTCCCAAGGTGTTATAGTTTTATTGTACTGTATTCTGTCCTTTTTAGGAGTGAGTAATCCATAGCAATCCTGTCAAATTGCGCCCAAAGTTGTGATTATCTACAGAAACCTCCCAAATAGATTACTCACTCCTACACTCGTACTCTTATTTACTATTCATAGAAATCTTATTCTTccaggccttttttttttttttttgaaactggtactgttgtattcctcagcattaaggatATGCTGGCAACCTCCAAAAAGGACAGTAATGTTCTTCCAGCCTTTTCAGTGCTATACTAACTCGTCTCCTCCATAAGTAGTTCGCTAATATATTTTGAGGAATATTTGTACGTGGGAAGTGACAACCACCTCCTGAATTTACGGAGATCCTTAGACCATTTATTGAGTATCTTTTCTGGATCTCTTTCAAATGTATTTCACCTCCTCACACAGTGTGAGTTGTGGTTGAACCAGTACtccttttttacttttttatttccAGAGCTCTTGGTAAAAAAACTTCTCCATGAATATTGAGTGCTGGTTGTAGAGAATTCTCAAGTTTTCATTAGGATAGCACTAAACAAAATGCGGTGTACTGTGAATATTCCAAAAATATAAGGCGGAGAAGTGCTGGGAAATAGTAGCTCTGTAAATTACCTAACCTCTTAAGTACTATGCTGTGCTGTTTCTGGGCAAAGGTCTAGTGCTTATCAATTAGTTTATAAACAGTCTTCCCTTCACCAATTGTCAACTTTTGGCTATCATTATCTAATATGACGAAGTCTAACGATTAACTGAGGAAAGTAATGAAAGATCATGATTCCGTGCTGAAGGATCTGATGTATTATTGGCTGGCGGAAATGTATTTCATTTGATGCATGGTGCTGCTTTTCTGCTCTAGGTTTTTCCCTTTTTCCGTTGctgcttctttttcctttttcgtGCACTACTCTTTTGGGATTGAGGTTAGTTGACTAATTGCTTGCTCTTTTGGCATTCCCTTTAGGCACCACTAATTATGCAATACTTGTCATTGTAAGGTCTTTTGGCTTATTACAGACCCAATTCCTGGCTTGTCAACTATCCTTCGATATTGCCAAAAGTCAAAAGATTTAATGGTGCTATAGAACTCTAACTAAGATGACTTTTTGTGCAATGAGCTGTAATTTAGTTATCGGCTTGTAGAATTATCCTGCAAACCAGTTGCCATGAAATATATATAATTTCTGGAACTGAAAAGAGGGAAAAAAATGGAAAATGATGGTGATTCTTGGTGAGCCTTTAACTTAAATCTGCTTTTCTCTACCCAAAGTTACAGATAAACATTGATTGAAGCTGGCACTGCATGCTTAATAATTTGGGGAATATTATATTGGAATTTACATAAGCTCCAATTTTGACTCCTCTTTGGACCAAGAAATTGTTTATGCAGTCTATTAACTTTTAATCTCTTATTCACAAAGTAAATCTTTCAAAGTCTTTTTGTAAGACCCAAATATATTTTTGACAGCTCATGATGGTTTGTGGGAAGAAGCCATTTTATATACGTACATTAAGTGTGATGATCCTTCAGGCAAATGTTATATACATTTAACAAGTTTAGTTTGTCTTGGCGTTGCTGTCTCCAAGGGCTCATTCTTAGAATTTAGGCTTACTCCTTCCCCCGTGCACGACTCTAGTGGTTAATTTATCACTTCTTCTGTATCCCTTTCATCTTATTTTGTGGTGTGAATTGCATGTTAAAGTTTCGGTCTTCTGGCAAGTTTAAAGGGATTAAAATTTCATAAAGTTGAAAGACATCTGCAAGCTGCACTCTTGCGCAGCTCTGCACGTGCCTTTGACTCTTTCATAGCCTGGTGAATACCTCGTCATTTCTTCGGTTGGTTGCATGCTGAACCTTTTGATGCTTGAAAGCAAACCCATAGCCAATTGTTGGACAATGTATATAATGTCGCATGTTTGCTGGTGTACATTCAAGTCGTTAGTGAAATAGAAATTTGTTGCGTTGGTGAGGTAGTAAAACTAAATCTTGCAGGTTATAAATTCGACGAGCATGACCGTGATTCGGTCAGCTTAAGGCTGCAATATGCTCGCAATCCTGGTGCGAGGTCAGGTGGTGGGAATCGCGGAAAACGTTGAAACTATGCGTCTTTACAGGTGATATGTTAGACTCCCGTGCGCTTGACCCTTTATTATCGATGGCCACAAGCCCCATAACATATGGTACAAAGTTCATAGATCAAAACTAAATTGTGGAACTATACTTCTGTGTAGGACTTGCCCAAGTGTGGAGATTTATGATACTTAGACGTTATGCCGGCTTTGGAGTTTCGTGTGCGACGTGTTTCTCTGATCGGATGCTTTTGTAGGACCAGCTTGTAATTTGTGGGTTTACTTTATTCGGGGGAGGAAGTGATAGTTGCTAAAAAGCGTTTAGCTTTCGTTTCAACCTCAATTATCTGCCTCGACTTACTGGACCCATGCGTTGTTAAATTTCGCATCCTGACGGACAAACGATGATTCACCTGAATCTTGCATATACGATGTTATTATGTATGTGTAATGTTAAGTGGAGCTGCTGCTTAGAAGTTTTAACTTGTTTGATCATGCCATGAATCTTTTGAATTCCTATTTAAATTCGCCAGACAACTTATGGTTTAGTAGACATTTCAGGGAATCATATGATGAGCCATTAACTTGTGCTCTGGTGATGAAAGAAGTGGGAGGCTTTTCGTGTTAATTTTGATTGATTGCTATCATTTAGGCCGGGAGACTTTTTTAAGGTTGACGGGAACGAAGAAAGAAAATCCTATCCTTGCTAGAAAGTGTCTGTGCCTTCCCATGGTTCCATTTCTTGATGGTTTGGGTTACCTTTCTGGTAGGTGTCAGTGCAACTATTTTGGGGTGGGAGATGGCGCTGGTGGTGGGGTTTCATTTGGAGTCAATGAAAGCACTTACGATTGTACTTTTAGAGTCCCATGTTCCTTCTCTGTGTATTCTAATGACTATGAGGGCGAAATATTAGTAGAGTCGAGGCACCGGCACCTCTGGAGGTGCCCCCCTTCCTACGCCAACGGGTTTTGAATGACCTCGCTCTCACGgtctaagttgctcggactcgggtgcggatCTAGTGGTCGAATtcttcatgatctaaattttaagattcggggataCATATATGAATACGGGCGAGGGGATTCggctaaaaataatttaaatatctAAACTAGTATTATAAAGCCTAAATTATGAGATATTTTGTGAAAACTTGAGGAGAATCCCCGAAGGAGATAAAAGGAATGACAGAGAAATTTTTGTTTACAAGGTATTCCATTTACCTCAATTTCACTTTAGCTTTTGTTTTGATTACATAAATCTTTGTATTTGTCCAGAATTTCTCTGTCGATTTGGGTCAAAGTACTCAAAATCGGTTGACCAGATCGGATATGGATCCCACACCCATGTTGTGTCGACACGGGTGTTGtaccgaaagtgaagagtccgaacAACTTAGCTCACGGTTAAAAGTGGTTAACTATCTCGGAAAAATTCATATCTTCCATCTAAAGACGTGTCTACTTTTCTAATAGAGTAGTATTTTCATCCATGCATGCCATCAACTATCGCTATGATTGCTATCTGTTTATTTTCTTCATTCAGGGCTCCTTAGTGTTCTTGAAATTTGCCGAGTCAATTTAATCCAACTCATACATTGTTATGTAGTTCAAGTTGAGTTATTTTATATTGGATTCATGACGTGGTGCTCCTGCTTCAAAGTTTCCGCACCATGTGCTCATTCCATTACAAAGCAATGGATTGCCTTTATTTTTTCTTGTTCATATTAAAGCACGATCACGTTTGATGGTATATATTGTTGAACTTTTCGCAATATTTGACTAATGAGTGGATTTGCTTAAAGCCTGGAGTCGGAAGCTCACGTGAGTGAAATACTTGAGAAAAAAAGAGAGGAGAAAATACATTGGCAGATGACTTGGATCATTTATATTTCCcgtttattttttttgaaaatccatGTAAGTTATTAATATCAAAACTAAAAGGAAACGGAGGAAAGCATCACCCAGTAATAATTCCCACCAAAATATTAAAACAGAACAGTTAATGAGGGctaattttttcttttaatcGGGAAGTTTTATTGTTTATTGTGTAAAAAGTTAGTTTGTTCATAAATGAAATTGATGAATTTATTCAACTATCAAATACTACTACTATTGCTTATTTAAATAGTCGGAACGGTTATAGTGAATCACCCCACTTTTGactagtgattttttttttccgtttgTCTAATACAAGAAGTGTCCTACTAAACCACGTTCCTTGCTTAGTCCAATGAATGCACTCACCAGCTAATTTCGATGGGTTAATGTCTGGACAGAATATCCAAACTAGTAGTACTCCGTTCTTTCCCAGCCTAATTCCGTAAATCTAAATTTTGAAGTAACTTTGGTTAGAGGCGATTTAGGATTTCATACCGTTACTTGAAATAGGCGAAAATATATTATGGTAAATACATTTTAAGATTTACCATCCTTGCATTTACATTGCCTGAGCAAAAAACAATGGGTAGCAACAAGCTGAATTCTCCTCTTACTCTCATCTGTAAATCCGTCCTCTTTTAATACAACAAAATATCTTTTGTACAAGTCATTTAGAGCAACTACTCGTTTTTCCTTCTTAATTATCTTTTGTAGAGGCTAGGTGACTGAATGTGATCACTTGTAGTGAATGTATAGCTAATGTTAGTTTGTGATCTAGCAAGTGAATGTATAGCAAATGTTAGTTTGTGATCTAGCTCCGAGTCCCAATTGAGCTAGTAGTTTTGTACAGATACATTTTGGTTGAATGAAAACTTCAA
Encoded here:
- the LOC132639733 gene encoding RNA-binding protein 2-like — protein: MADAYWRYSGGGQHAPPAGVALPPLLAKRPRTEFDAPSGPAYPGYYGRDDERGMPRVTGGADPIETSYERYLRSGPISSHVASEPARSMNSGISGHSVEDPRVMGIRGSDPLALKSRNAGMVGGRPEVSLPPDASSTLFVEGLPADCTRREVSHIFRPFVGYKEVRLVPKGSRHAGGDPLILCFVDFASPLHAAAAMDALQGYKFDEHDRDSVSLRLQYARNPGARSGGGNRGKR